Within uncultured Methanoregula sp., the genomic segment TCAGGACAGGTCTTCGACCATGTCAATTACCCGGTCCTGCCATTCAAGAGAGGCGAGACGCAGATTTCAGCGGTCTTCGGGCCCACCTGCGATGCCTTTGACACGATCACGCTCTCCGCCGAGTTACCGGACCTCGATATCGGCGACCTTGTCTATTCTGAAAATATCGGGGCATACTCCCATGCCTCGTCCACGTACTTCAACGGGTTCCCTCCCGCAAAAGTTGTGCATATCAACAAGTAACTTTTTTTTCAGGCTGCGTGCGGTGCTCCCAAAGGAAGATCTCCAGCCGGCAGGTTTCATTGGGCGATTTTTACGGTATATTGGACCGGCATGCCGGGCAGTTCAGGGCATAATCCCGTATCCCCTCGTTCCAGGGAGTGAACCCTATGCAGACGGCCGGTTTGGTATCGTGGATCCGGCAGTAGACCTTCCCGTCATCGGCCCGGTAATAGAACGGGCAGTGAGTAAGCGTTCTGCCATCGGGATCGACCCAGTAATCGATACGGGTCACCCGGGAGAGATCGGCAAGGTCAAGATTCCTGCCGGTTTGCTGCCGGCCTCCCGCAAGCCGGATCCCGACATGCCGGAGGATATCCTGGCGATCATTCTGGATCCACGGGATGAGATCCTCAGGGATCCCTTTCTGGCCCCAGCCCCATTTCTCGCAGCACCGGCCGCACTGCAGGCAATCCTGGACAAATATCATGGCACTCCCCCGGATTCTCTCAGGTTTATTGGGCAGACGAATGTATAGCCGTTTTTCCCGTTTGCCTGGACATCATCATTCCTTATTCGTCGGGAGTTCCCATGCAGATAATGACCTAGCGGTAGGGAACGCCGGTCAGAGAGATCTCCAGCCTGAGGCCGGCACGAGGATCTCGAACCGGGCACCTTTGCCCCAGGTGCCGATCTCGATAAGCCGGATACCGGTCACCGACAGGATATCGCGGGAAAGAGCCAGGCCAAGACCGGTATTCTTTCCGCTCCCGTACCGGAAGATCCGCTCCTTGTCCTGATCCGGAATGCCGACGCCATCATCTTCGATTGCTATGAGAAGATCCCGGCTCTGCAGCATCCCGGTCGAAATCATAATCTTAGTGAGATGTTCCCCGTGACGAACGGCATTCTCAAGGATATTATAGATAACCTTGACTACCATCGGATCAGCATAGATCTCGACCTCGGAAAACGTTGCCGTGATTATTATGTTATGGGGAGCGAGATCGCTCTTTGCCCGTTCGACAATCGCTCCAAGAGGCAGCCAGAGCGGGTTGTGAAGGCCGATGTCCTGGTACTCGCGGGTGAACTGAAGCTGGAAACCGATTTTTTTCACAATTTCCATGCACGAGCTGATGTATTCGTCTTCATCCGGCCCGGCGTTTTTCTCCTGCAGGAGGAGGAGGTACCCGTCGAGGCCGGTGATGAGATTGCTGATATCATGCCGGGTGAGCTGCGTCAAGAGGGAGATCTTCTCGTTTGCCACGGCAAGAGCATTCTCGGATGCTTTCCTGCTGGTGACGTCCCGGATGATGAGGATGAAACCCGCATTTTCTCCTCCCGGATCTTTTACCATAGAGCCGGAAATACTGAGGGTTTTATTGAGGACGGGATCGATGATAACTTCAAAATCAAGGACCCGACCCTGGTCCAGGATTGACTGCCGGAGAGAGCTATACGAGGGTTCGGGCAGGTATTTTTCAACCGGACTTCCGGAGAACTCTTTTTCCGGGGTCCCGAGAATATGGGCAGCGGAGGCATTTCCCGTGATGATCCTGCCGTTCAGGTCGGCGAGGATCAGGCCGTCCGGCATCATCCGGATGAGGTCGGGAACTGCGGTCTCCGGGCTGAGCGTAAATAGCCCGTACCGGATGATGGCGTATACGATGATTAAGGAAAAGATCACGATCCCGATGAACACGACATTGGGGATATGCAATCCGTACAACGGGAAAAGTACACCCGACAGGCCGCCAAAAAAGACCATGATGGCAACGGCAGCAGTAAGCAGCCGGTTCTGCCTGCGGATCTTCCCCGGGGAAGACTTCCGCCAGGCCATGAAGCAGAAGAGGATGGCACTTGCCATAAGGAAAATAAGATAGAGGGATTCGGCGAGAAATACGAGGCTCCCCGGGGTGGGCAGGTAGACAAAAGCAGTCTCGCTACCGGACCCGATGATAAAAATTGCATCCGTGAATATTCCGAGAAGGGAGAAAATTGCCGCCGGGGCATAAAGGAAAAGGGTGAGCTCCCGGACCTTTTCCGGTTTTGAGAGCGGATGGCGGGTGAACGTGAGCACGAAATGGAACATGAGGGCTATGGCAAACGGCCAGAGGGAGCTGGCTTTGAGCCAGAAGGTGAGACCTTCATACGAACCGGGATACCATATGAAAAATTCCCCGATGGCCCAGTAGGTTGCCGCAAGCATGGTAGCGAAGAAGAGGCGGTTGACATCGGATTTGGGATTTTTAGTATAGGCAAAAACCCCGAGCCCGAACGTGATGAAGGCGGATACAAGGCAGGAGATGATGAGAAGAGTGATGATCATGGTATGCGGGCCTGCC encodes:
- a CDS encoding YkgJ family cysteine cluster protein, which produces MIFVQDCLQCGRCCEKWGWGQKGIPEDLIPWIQNDRQDILRHVGIRLAGGRQQTGRNLDLADLSRVTRIDYWVDPDGRTLTHCPFYYRADDGKVYCRIHDTKPAVCIGFTPWNEGIRDYALNCPACRSNIP
- a CDS encoding histidine kinase N-terminal 7TM domain-containing protein gives rise to the protein MIITLLIISCLVSAFITFGLGVFAYTKNPKSDVNRLFFATMLAATYWAIGEFFIWYPGSYEGLTFWLKASSLWPFAIALMFHFVLTFTRHPLSKPEKVRELTLFLYAPAAIFSLLGIFTDAIFIIGSGSETAFVYLPTPGSLVFLAESLYLIFLMASAILFCFMAWRKSSPGKIRRQNRLLTAAVAIMVFFGGLSGVLFPLYGLHIPNVVFIGIVIFSLIIVYAIIRYGLFTLSPETAVPDLIRMMPDGLILADLNGRIITGNASAAHILGTPEKEFSGSPVEKYLPEPSYSSLRQSILDQGRVLDFEVIIDPVLNKTLSISGSMVKDPGGENAGFILIIRDVTSRKASENALAVANEKISLLTQLTRHDISNLITGLDGYLLLLQEKNAGPDEDEYISSCMEIVKKIGFQLQFTREYQDIGLHNPLWLPLGAIVERAKSDLAPHNIIITATFSEVEIYADPMVVKVIYNILENAVRHGEHLTKIMISTGMLQSRDLLIAIEDDGVGIPDQDKERIFRYGSGKNTGLGLALSRDILSVTGIRLIEIGTWGKGARFEILVPASGWRSL